In Helianthus annuus cultivar XRQ/B chromosome 3, HanXRQr2.0-SUNRISE, whole genome shotgun sequence, a single window of DNA contains:
- the LOC110868910 gene encoding 4-coumarate--CoA ligase-like 6 — protein sequence MATYFNQNQSNILSSQKAHIFKDLFKKKQFNDLPHWYSLETGIYSSKHSPRTLPSDPFVDVVSHIFSQKHNGKTSFIDSSTGFSLSYSELQPLVKSMACGLHHQMGISKGDVVLMLLPNSIHFHIVFLGILYLGAVVTTMNPLCTVSEIKKQTSQCNVKLCFTLSTRLQDLSALGITSIGVPENANYDPNSTAFSCFHQLISRHKNNSLPPRTISQDDPAAILFSSGTTGASKGVVLTHKNLIAGVELFVRFEASQYGDNNEKNTYLAVIPMFHIYGLTLFTLGILSLGSSIVVMNKFDHNEMVRAISKYGVTHFPAVPPLLKALIKVGKSVHRGHLKSLIQVSSGAAPLSSQCIEEFVQTFPHIDFIQGYGLSESTAVGTRGFNTKEIRNYTSIGLLAPNMQAKVVDNITGLCSPPGKTGELWLRGPGIMKEYLKNVEASCSTIDKDGWLHTGDIVYFDHQGYLFIVDRLKDVIKYKGFQIAPADLEDVLVSHPDIDDAVVIGRMDEEAGEIPMAFVVKKPEAKISQYDVIDFVAKQVAPYKKVQRVEFINAIPKSAAGKILRRELKCTFSSRL from the exons ATGGCAACATACTTTAACCAAAACCAATCAAACATCCTTTCTTCACAAAAAGCCCATATATTCAAAGATTTATTCAAGAAAAAACAGTTCAATGATCTTCCTCACTGGTATTCCTTAGAAACAGGAATATACAGTAGCAAACACTCACCAAGAACCTTACCTTCCGACCCTTTTGTTGATGTTGTATCCcatatattttcccaaaaacaCAATGGGAAAACATCCTTCATAGATTCTTCAACAGGGTTCTCCCTTTCATACTCAGAACTACAACCATTAGTTAAATCCATGGCCTGTGGGCTCCACCACCAAATGGGTATTTCAAAAGGTGATGTTGTTTTGATGCTTTTACCAAATTCAATACACTTCCATATTGTTTTCTTGGGTATTTTGTATCTTGGTGCTGTAGTGACCACCATGAATCCTCTTTGTACTGTCTCAGAAATTAAAAAACAAACTAGTCAATGCAATGTGAAACTTTGTTTCACTTTGTCTACTAGACTTCAAGACTTGAGTGCATTAGGGATCACTTCCATTGGGGTACCCGAAAACGCAAACTACGATCCAAACTCGACTGCTTTCTCATGTTTTCACCAGCTTATTTCGCGTCATAAAAATAATTCCCTGCCCCCTCGAACGATTAGCCAGGATGACCCTGCCGCTATTCTATTTTCTTCTGGCACTACTGGTGCTAGTAAAGGTGTAGTCTTGACTCACAAAAACTTGATTGCGGGGGTTGAGTTATTTGTTCGATTTGAAGCTTCGCAGTACGGTGATAACAACGAAAAAAACACTTATTTGGCTGTTATACCCATGTTCCATATATATGGTCTTACACTTTTCACTTTAGGAATCTTGTCACTAGGCTCATCCATTGTAGTGATGAACAAATTTGACCATAATGAGATGGTTCGAGCTATCAGCAAATATGGTGTCACACATTTCCCAGCAGTACCTCCATTGCTTAAAGCATTGATCAAAGTAGGAAAGAGTGTTCATCGTGGTCACTTGAAGAGCTTAATACAGGTGTCAAGTGGAGCAGCACCTTTGAGCTCACAATGCATAGAGGAATTTGTACAAACATTTCCTCATATCGATTTCATTCAG GGTTACGGCTTGAGTGAATCAACTGCTGTGGGAACACGAGGATTCAACACAAAAGAAATAAGGAATTACACATCAATAGGGTTGCTGGCCCCTAACATGCAAGCCAAAGTGGTAGATAATATTACTGGTTTGTGTTCACCTCCTGGAAAAACTGGAGAACTTTGGTTACGAGGGCCAGGCATTATGAAAG AATATCTAAAAAATGTTGAGGCATCTTGTTCAACAATTGATAAAGATGGGTGGCTGCACACTGGAGACATAGTTTATTTTGACCATCAAGGGTATTTGTTTATTGTTGACCGACTCAAAGATGTCATAAAATACAAAGGTTTTCAG ATTGCACCAGCTGATTTGGAGGATGTATTGGTTTCTCATCCAGACATAGATGATGCTGTAGTTATAGG GAGAATGGATGAAGAAGCAGGAGAAATTCCGATGGCATTCGTCGTGAAGAAACCTGAAGCTAAAATTTCACAATACGATGTCATTGATTTCGTTGCTAAACAG GTTGCGCCTTACAAAAAAGTCCAAAGAGTAGAATTCATTAACGCAATACCAAAATCTGCAGCAGGAAAGATTTTGCGACGAGAGTTGAAGTGCACATTTTCTTCAAGACTTTAA